The Thunnus thynnus chromosome 2, fThuThy2.1, whole genome shotgun sequence genome includes a region encoding these proteins:
- the LOC137200386 gene encoding granzyme A-like isoform X2, producing MFSPRDLSVFLSCVVLLVVQSSHGAEIIGGKEVTPHSLPFMALLESEKPKCGGILINPKWVLTAAHCSNITRVWLGVHSIEKDERGTRQILEVKSRIPHPCYDETEKVNDLMLLKVSKSAKQTKTVKCLDLGKTVKDPTAGSICRVAGWGKTNNKVEKMSDVLMAVNVTVIDRVKCNSPEYYNKKPVITKDMICAGSDGKKQVDTCQGDSGGPLLCNGALVGVTFTGRNCGRIKKPGIYTFLSRKQLDWIKKTMKKSEI from the exons atgttcAGCCCGAGAGatctcagtgtttttctctcttgtgtggTCCTCCTCGTTGTCCAGTCCA GTCATGGTGCTGAGATTATTGGAGGGAAAGAAGTGACGCCTCACTCGCTGCCTTTCATGGCTCTGCTGGAGAGTGAGAAACCAAAATGTGGAGGGATACTGATCAATCCAAAATGGGTCCTGACTGCTGCCCACTGCTCTAA TATCACGAGGGTGTGGCTCGGGGTGCACTCCATAGAAAAAGATGAGAGGGGTACGAGGCAGATCCTAGAGGTGAAGAGTCGCATTCCTCATCCCTGCTAtgatgagacagagaaagtcaaTGACCTTATGTTGCTCAAGGTAAG CAAATCAGCAAAGCAGACCAAAACTgtgaaatgtcttgatttgGGTAAAACTGTCAAAGACCCAACAGCCGGCTCCATCTGTAGGGTGGCTGGATGggggaaaacaaacaacaaagtcGAAAAAATGTCTGATGTCCTGATGGCTGTCAATGTGACTGTGATCGACAGAGTGAAGTGCAACTCCCCTGAATATTACAACAAAAAGCCTGTCATCACTAAGGACATGATATGTGCTGGTTCAGATGGTAAAAAACAGGTTGATACCTGTCAG gGTGATTCTGGTGGACCACTGTTGTGCAATGGAGCGCTGGTCGGAGTCACCTTTACTGGACGGAATTGCGGCCGAATTAAAAAGCCTGGAATTTACACTTTTCTGTCACGAAAACAACTCGACTGGATCAAAAAGACAATGAAGAAGTCTGAAATATAA
- the LOC137200380 gene encoding granzyme A-like, with protein MFSPRDLSVFLSCVVLLVVQSSQGAEIIGGKEVTPHSLPFMALLESKKPKCGGILIDPKWVLTAAHCADIKRVLLGVHSIKSKRKEKDSRQILAVKSRIPHPCYDETKIVNDLMLLKLSKSAKQTKTVKCLDLGKTVKDPTAGSICMVAGWGKTDHNVDKMSDVLMAVNVTVVDRVKCGEYYNKNPVITKDMICAGSDGENKADTCNYDSGGPLLCNGALVGVTSFGPTECGQNKEPGVYAFLSQKQLDWIKKTMKKSEI; from the exons atgttcAGCCCGAGAGatctcagtgtttttctctcttgtgtggTCCTCCTTGTTGTCCAGTCCA GTCAAGGTGCTGAGATTATTGGAGGGAAAGAAGTGACGCCTCACTCGCTGCCTTTCATGGCTCTGCTGGAGAGCAAGAAACCAAAATGTGGAGGGATACTGATCGATCCAAAATGGGTCCTGACTGCTGCCCACTGCGCTGA TATCAAGAGGGTGTTGCTGGGGGTGCACTCCATAAAATCCAAAAGAAAGGAGAAGGATTCGAGGCAGATCCTAGCGGTGAAGAGTCGTATTCCTCATCCCTGCTATGATGAGACAAAGATAGTCAATGACCTCATGTTGCTCAAG CTCAGCAAATCGGCAAAGCAGACCAAAACGgtgaaatgtcttgatttgGGTAAAACTGTCAAAGACCCAACAGCTGGCTCCATCTGTATGGTGGCTGGATGGGGGAAAACAGACCACAATGTCGATAAAATGTCTGATGTCCTGATGGCTGTCAATGTGACTGTGGTCGACAGAGTGAAGTGCGGTGAATATTACAACAAAAACCCTGTCATCACTAAGGACATGATATGTGCTGGTTCAGACGGTGAAAACAAAGCTGATACCTGTAAT TATGATTCAGGTGGACCACTGTTGTGCAATGGAGCGCTTGTTGGAGTCACTTCTTTTGGACCTACGGAGTGTGGCCAAAATAAAGAGCCTGGAGTTTACGCTTTTCTGTCACAAAAACAACTCGACTGGATCAAAAAGACAATGAAGAAGTCTGAAATATAA
- the LOC137200386 gene encoding granzyme A-like isoform X1, giving the protein MFSPRDLSVFLSCVVLLVVQSSHGAEIIGGKEVTPHSLPFMALLESEKPKCGGILINPKWVLTAAHCSNITRVWLGVHSIEKDERGTRQILEVKSRIPHPCYDETEKVNDLMLLKLSKSAKQTKTVKCLDLGKTVKDPTAGSICRVAGWGKTNNKVEKMSDVLMAVNVTVIDRVKCNSPEYYNKKPVITKDMICAGSDGKKQVDTCQGDSGGPLLCNGALVGVTFTGRNCGRIKKPGIYTFLSRKQLDWIKKTMKKSEI; this is encoded by the exons atgttcAGCCCGAGAGatctcagtgtttttctctcttgtgtggTCCTCCTCGTTGTCCAGTCCA GTCATGGTGCTGAGATTATTGGAGGGAAAGAAGTGACGCCTCACTCGCTGCCTTTCATGGCTCTGCTGGAGAGTGAGAAACCAAAATGTGGAGGGATACTGATCAATCCAAAATGGGTCCTGACTGCTGCCCACTGCTCTAA TATCACGAGGGTGTGGCTCGGGGTGCACTCCATAGAAAAAGATGAGAGGGGTACGAGGCAGATCCTAGAGGTGAAGAGTCGCATTCCTCATCCCTGCTAtgatgagacagagaaagtcaaTGACCTTATGTTGCTCAAG CTCAGCAAATCAGCAAAGCAGACCAAAACTgtgaaatgtcttgatttgGGTAAAACTGTCAAAGACCCAACAGCCGGCTCCATCTGTAGGGTGGCTGGATGggggaaaacaaacaacaaagtcGAAAAAATGTCTGATGTCCTGATGGCTGTCAATGTGACTGTGATCGACAGAGTGAAGTGCAACTCCCCTGAATATTACAACAAAAAGCCTGTCATCACTAAGGACATGATATGTGCTGGTTCAGATGGTAAAAAACAGGTTGATACCTGTCAG gGTGATTCTGGTGGACCACTGTTGTGCAATGGAGCGCTGGTCGGAGTCACCTTTACTGGACGGAATTGCGGCCGAATTAAAAAGCCTGGAATTTACACTTTTCTGTCACGAAAACAACTCGACTGGATCAAAAAGACAATGAAGAAGTCTGAAATATAA
- the LOC137200353 gene encoding granzyme A-like → MFSTRDLSIFLSCVVLFVVQSSQGAEIIGGKEVTPHSLPFMALLESEKPKCGGILIDPKWVLTAAHCADIKRVWLGVHSIESQKKEKGSRQILQVKSRFPHPCYDKTENVNDLMLLRLKKSAKQTETVKCLDLGKTVKEPAAGSFCMVAGWGKTKNNVQKMSDVLMAVNVTVIDRVKCNSPEYYNFKPVITNSMICAGSDGKNNADSCQGDSGGPLLCNGALVGVTSFGAPKCGLMKKPGVYAFLSQKQLDWIKKTMKKSEI, encoded by the exons ATGTTCAGCACGAGAGATCTCagtatttttctctcttgtgtggTCCTCTTCGTTGTCCAGTCCA GTCAAGGTGCTGAGATTATTGGAGGGAAAGAAGTGACACCTCACTCTCTGCCTTTCATGGCTCTGCTGGAGAGCGAGAAACCAAAATGTGGAGGGATACTGATCGATCCAAAATGGGTCCTGACTGCTGCCCACTGCGCTGA TATCAAGAGGGTGTGGCTGGGGGTGCACTCCATAGAATCACAGAAAAAGGAGAAGGGTTCGAGGCAGATCCTACAGGTGAAGAGTCGGTTTCCTCATCCCTGCTATGATAAGACAGAGAATGTCAACGACCTCATGTTGCTCAGG CTCAAAAAATCGGCAAAGCAGACTGAaacagtgaaatgtcttgatttgGGTAAAACCGTCAAAGAACCAGCAGCTGGCTCCTTCTGTATGGTGGCTGGATGGGGGAAAACAAAGAACAATGTCCAAAAAATGTCTGATGTCCTGATGGCTGTCAATGTGACTGTGATCGACAGAGTGAAGTGCAACTCCCCTGAATATTACAACTTCAAACCTGTCATCACTAACAGCATGATATGTGCTGGTTCAGATGGTAAAAACAATGCTGATAGCTGTCAG GGTGATTCAGGTGGACCACTGTTGTGCAATGGAGCGCTAGTCGGAGTCACTTCTTTTGGAGCTCCAAAGTGTGGCTTGATGAAAAAGCCTGGAGTTTACGCTTTTCTGTCACAAAAACAACTCGACTGGATCAAAAAGACAATGAAGAAGTCGGAAATATAA